In one Nicotiana sylvestris chromosome 8, ASM39365v2, whole genome shotgun sequence genomic region, the following are encoded:
- the LOC104229099 gene encoding glycine-rich cell wall structural protein 1.8-like, with product MPSVGGVGGGCSGGVDSDNGDTSGGRGGGGSSGGGGSVSGGGGGSGGGGAYGSGCGKNGCNYPPVIPGPPQTGKNPYCMPGCSIGGGCDGGVGGSNGGSGGGGGGGGGGSGGGGYGSGCDGNGNCNYPLVIPGPPQTCENPYCMPGCGCSGCCSGSVGINNGGSGGGGGSGGGGRGGGYGSGCGGNGNCNYPPVIPGPPQIIGPICNCPITQPTFPFPYPYGCQPPPSYGCPSGNSKLTHDKEK from the coding sequence ATGCCTAGTGTTGGTGGCGTAGGCGGCGGTTGCAGTGGTGGGGTAGACAGCGATAATGGTGACACCAGCGGTGGCAGAGGTGGTGGCGGTAGCAGTGGTGGCGGTGGCAGTGTCAGTGGTGGTGGCGGTGGCAGTGGCGGAGGTGGAGCCTATGGTAGCGGGTGTGGTAAAAATGGCTGTAATTACCCGCCCGTTATACCTGGACCTCCACAAACAGGCAAAAACCCTTATTGCATGCCTGGTTGTAGCATAGGTGGTGGTTGTGATGGTGGGGTAGGCGGAAGTAATGGCGGAAGTGGCGGTGGAGGAGGCGGTGGTGGCGGCGGAAGTGGAGGTGGAGGATATGGTAGTGGTTGTGATGGAAATGGAAATTGTAATTACCCACTCGTTATACCTGGACCTCCACAAACATGCGAAAACCCTTATTGCATGCCTGGTTGTGGTTGCAGTGGTTGTTGCAGTGGTAGCGTAGGCATCAATAACGGTGGCAGTGGTGGTGGAGGCGGCAGTGGCGGTGGAGGCAGAGGTGGAGGATATGGTAGTGGATGTGGTGGAAATGGAAATTGTAATTACCCACCCGTTATACCTGGACCCCCACAAATAATTGGGCCTATATGCAATTGTCCAATAACTCAACCAACATTCCCATTTCCTTATCCATATGGATGTCAGCCACCACCTAGTTATGGCTGCCCAAGTGGAAATTCTAAACTGACTCATGACAAGGAAAAATAG
- the LOC138874629 gene encoding uncharacterized protein, whose protein sequence is MLEVEVKLLEVEVQVTVVADVLSRKSASIGSLAYILVGERPLALDVQALANQFVRLDIFELSRVLACTVARSSLLERNCDRQYDDPHLCVLRDMVQHRGVKKVTLGDDGVLRLQGRVCVPNVDGFQELILEEAHNSRYSIHLGAAKMYQDLRQHYWWRRMKMDILAYVAWCLNYQ, encoded by the exons atgctagaggtggaggtaaagctattagaggtggaggtgcag GTCACCGTGGTAGCCGAtgttttgagtaggaagtcagccagtataggcagtcttgcttatattctggtcggtgagagaccacttgcattggatgttcaggctttggccaatcagtttgtaaggttggatatttttgagctcAGTCGTGTGTTGGCTTGCACagtagctcgttcttctttattggagcgtaacTGTGATCGacaatatgatgatccccatttgtgtgtccttagagacatggtgcaacACAGAGGTGTTAagaaggttaccttaggtgatgatggagttttgagattgcagggtcgagtttgtgtgcctaatgtggatgggtttcaagagttgattttggaggaagCCCACAACtccaggtactctattcatctgggcgccgcgaagatgtatcaggatttgcggcagcattattggtggcggagaatgaagatgGATATCCTGgcatatgtggcttggtgtttgaattatcaatag